In Euphorbia lathyris chromosome 10, ddEupLath1.1, whole genome shotgun sequence, a single genomic region encodes these proteins:
- the LOC136208552 gene encoding uncharacterized protein codes for MVVKMMRWRPWPLLGPRKYEVKLVVRRMEGWDLVKESGEEKEIGSGSRLTVEIRWKGPKFALSSFRRTVKRNFTKEVEVSGEENDAVEWDEEFQNLCTLSPQKENVFHPWEIAFTVFNGANRGPMNKVPTIGTAFLNLAEYASTAEPKEMELRLPLSLHSGSPEPQVFLCISLSLLELRTAPEEPIQRAIVPDSSPPQSAETVSPEKDELSAIKAGLRKVKIFTEYVSTRRAKKACREEEGSDGRCSARSDDGEYNYPFDTDSIDDYEEGESDEIKEESSVNFRKSFSYGTLAYANCAGESFYSDMRKNDNIEDWVYYSNRMSHVGCSTTEELTQTSEPPLFQSSKRSILPWRKRKLSFRSPKAKGEPLLKKAYGEEGGDDIDFDRRQLSSDDAGPLGLQKADEDSSANRSSVSEFGDDNFAVGSWENKEIISRDGHMKLQTEVFFASIDQRSERAAGESACTALVAVIADWLQNNHDMMPIKSQFDSLIREGSMEWRNLCENETYREQFPDKHFDLETVLQAKIRSLSVIPGKSFIGFFHPDGMDEGRFDFLRGAMSFDSIWDEISRIESERINSSEPQVYIVSWNDHFFILKVEPEAYYIIDTLGERLYEGCTQAYILKFDRNTAIHKLPNTQQPSDEKTTGDKQIVAVATEPKSTVTQREEARALTIRPEELMNNEEEEAEAEVVCRGKDACKEYIKSFLAAIPIRELQADIKKGLMASTPLHQRLQIEFHYTQSLQTVPETQAIEMMMTITPPESVDVAITESVPIE; via the exons ATGGTGGTGAAGATGATGCGGTGGCGGCCGTGGCCGCTATTAGGTCCTCGGAAGTATGAGGTGAAATTGGTTGTTCGGAGGATGGAAGGGTGGGATCTGGTGAAGGAATCTGGAGAAGAAAAGGAAATAGGGTCAGGTAGTAGATTAACGGTTGAGATTCGTTGGAAAGGTCCAAAGTTTGCGTTGAGTTCGTTTAGACGGACGGTGAAGAGGAATTTTACTAAAGAAGTTGAGGTTTCCGGTGAGGAAAACGACGCCGTTGAATGGGATGAGGAATTTCAGAATCTCTGCACTTTATCTCCTCAGAAAGAGAATGTGTTTCATCCTTGGGAGATCGCTTTTACCGTCTTCAAT GGAGCGAATCGCGGGCCGATGAACAAGGTTCCTACAATTGGAACTGCGTTTCTGAATCTTGCTGAATATGCTTCTACTGCTGAACCAAAAGAGATGGAGCTAAGGCTCCCTCTTTCGCTTCATTCGGGTTCTCCCGAGCCTCAAGTCTTCCTCTGT ATATCACTTAGCTTATTGGAATTGAGAACTGCTCCGGAAGAGCCTATACAACGAGCGATAGTCCCTGATTCATCACCGCCTCAGTCAGCTGAAACTGTTTCGCCTGAGAAGGATGAGCTTTCTGCGATTAAAGCTGGTCTCAGAAAGGTAAAGATTTTTACGGAGTATGTATCAACGAGGAGAGCTAAAAAAGCTTGTCGTGAGGAAGAGGGAAGTGATGGCAGATGTTCTGCCAGGAGCGATGATGGTGAGTATAATTACCCATTTGACACGGATTCGattgatgattatgaggaaGGGGAATCAGATGAGATCAAGGAGGAGTCTAGTGTTAATTTTAGGAAGTCGTTTAGTTATGGCACCCTGGCGTATGCAAATTGTGCCGGAGAGTCATTTTATTCGGATATGaggaaaaatgataatattgAGGATTGGGTTTATTACAGTAATCGTATGTCCCATGTGGGTTGCTCAACAACTGAGGAGTTAACTCAAACATCTGAGCCGCCTCTGTTTCAAAGCTCGAAACGTAGCATACTGCCTTGGAGGAAGAGGAAGTTGAGTTTTCGATCTCCTAAAGCTAAAGGCGAGCCATTGTTGAAGAAGGCGTAtggagaagaaggtggggaTGACATTGATTTTGATCGGCGGCAACTTAGCTCTGATGATGCAGGTCCTCTTGGG CTTCAAAAAGCGGATGAAGATTCATCTGCGAATCGATCATCAGTTTCTGAGTTCGGAGATGACAATTTTGCTGTTGGCAGCTGGGAAAACAAAGAAATTATTAGTCGTGACGGACACATGAAGCTTCAAACAGAGGTGTTCTTTGCTTCAATCGATCAACGAAGTGAACGGGCTGCAGGTGAAAGTGCATGTACTGCTCTTGTTGCGGTGATTGCTGATTGGCTTCAGAACAATCACGATATGATGCCGATCAAGTCACAGTTCGATAGTCTGATCAGAGAAGGATCGATGGAATGGAGGAACCTCTGCGAGAACGAGACATACCGGGAGCAATTCCCGGACAAGCATTTTGACCTTGAAACAGTTCTCCAAGCCAAAATACGCTCCCTTTCTGTCATTCCTGGAAAGTCCTTTATCGGGTTTTTCCACCCCGACGGAATGGATGAAGGAAGATTCGACTTTCTGCGCGGTGCCATGTCATTTGATAGCATATGGGATGAGATTAGTCGCATCGAATCAGAACGAATTAACAGCAGTGAACCTCAGGTGTATATAGTGAGTTGGAATGACCATTTTTTCATCCtcaaggttgaacccgaagctTACTACATCATCGACACATTAGGAGAACGGCTATACGAAGGTTGCACTCAGGCATACATTTTGAAATTCGACCGAAACACAGCCATTCACAAATTGCCAAATACTCAGCAGCCGTCTGATGAGAAAACTACAGGCGATAAGCAGATTGTGGCCGTTGCTACTGAACCAAAGAGCACGGTGACGCAAAGGGAGGAAGCTCGTGCGCTAACAATCAGGCCTGAGGAACTGATGAACAACGAGGAAGAAGAAGCCGAAGCTGAAGTTGTTTGCCGAGGAAAAGACGCTTGCAAGGAGTATATAAAGAGCTTCTTAGCCGCAATTCCAATCCGGGAACTACAAGCAGATATTAAGAAAGGTTTAATGGCATCAACGCCTCTTCATCAGCGATTACAGATCGAGTTCCACTACACTCAGTCCCTACAAACAGTGCCTGAAACTCAAGCTATCGAAATGATGATGACGATAACACCACCGGAATCAGTTGACGTTGCAATAACAGAAAGCGTCCCGATAGAGTAA